A region from the Kribbella shirazensis genome encodes:
- a CDS encoding GntR family transcriptional regulator, with protein sequence MTEVVTLLYERICAHVLEQLRRGALRPGDRVPSEMELATQFAVSRITSKRALEVLREAGLVERVRGKGTFVVRRLPDLTELTVPLRPTRRREARSIALVVPDMSEAYGLDLLNAIEERCAEYGAHLVVRRTHGRQTDEEKAVDSLVTAVDGLIVFPVHGDFYNASLLRQVLDGFPVVLVDRHLSGIPVAAVHTDNVAAARALTARLLEQGHEHIAFVSPPPVNTSSIEERLDGFRAAFGERGQPYELTDLRSTLPGSTTTESVRADMATIRAFRDRRPEVTAYFACEYNLARMVDRVLGDRVVACFDSPGDSIGGPPYLHVRQNQTEMGRRAVDLLLAQLRGEQVPNLSYVPFELIDAET encoded by the coding sequence GTGACCGAAGTCGTGACACTGCTGTACGAGCGGATCTGTGCGCACGTCCTGGAGCAGCTCCGCCGTGGCGCGCTCCGGCCGGGGGACCGGGTGCCGTCCGAGATGGAGTTGGCAACCCAGTTCGCGGTCAGCCGGATCACGTCCAAGCGTGCCTTGGAGGTACTGCGGGAGGCGGGCCTGGTCGAGCGCGTCCGCGGCAAGGGCACGTTCGTCGTACGGCGCCTGCCCGACCTCACCGAGCTGACCGTCCCGCTCCGCCCGACCCGGCGCCGCGAGGCCCGGTCGATCGCGCTGGTCGTGCCTGATATGTCCGAGGCGTACGGTCTCGACCTGCTGAACGCGATCGAGGAACGCTGCGCGGAGTACGGCGCCCACCTGGTGGTACGGCGTACGCACGGCCGCCAGACCGACGAGGAGAAGGCTGTCGACTCGCTCGTCACCGCTGTGGACGGCCTGATCGTGTTCCCGGTGCACGGCGACTTCTACAACGCCAGCCTGCTCCGGCAGGTGCTCGACGGGTTCCCGGTGGTACTGGTCGACCGCCACCTGTCCGGCATCCCTGTGGCCGCGGTACACACCGACAACGTGGCTGCTGCGCGCGCACTCACCGCCCGGCTGCTGGAGCAGGGACACGAGCACATCGCCTTCGTCTCGCCGCCACCGGTCAACACCTCCTCGATCGAGGAACGGCTCGACGGCTTCCGCGCTGCGTTCGGAGAGCGGGGCCAGCCGTACGAGCTGACCGACCTGCGCAGCACACTGCCCGGTTCGACGACCACCGAGAGCGTGCGGGCGGACATGGCCACCATCCGCGCCTTCCGCGACAGGCGGCCCGAGGTGACGGCGTACTTCGCCTGTGAGTACAACCTGGCCCGCATGGTGGACCGGGTGCTCGGCGACCGCGTGGTGGCCTGCTTCGACTCACCAGGTGACTCCATCGGCGGCCCGCCGTACCTGCATGTCCGCCAGAACCAGACCGAGATGGGCCGCCGCGCCGTGGACCTACTACTGGCACAGCTGCGCGGCGAACAGGTACCGAACCTGTCCTACGTACCTTTCGAGCTGATCGACGCAGAGACCTGA